One region of Citrus sinensis cultivar Valencia sweet orange chromosome 6, DVS_A1.0, whole genome shotgun sequence genomic DNA includes:
- the LOC102607255 gene encoding mitochondrial uncoupling protein 1 translates to MVADSKAKSDISLAGTFASSAFAACFAEICTIPLDTAKVRLQLQKKPVAGDGVALPKYKGMLGTVATIAREEGMVSLWKGIVPGLHRQCLFGGLRIGLYEPVKTLYVGKDFVGDVPLSKKILAGLTTGALGIMIANPTDLVKVRLQAEGKLPPGVPRRYSGALNAYSTIVKQEGFAALWTGVGPNVARNAIINAAELASYDQVKQTILKIPGFTDNVVTHLLSGLGAGFVAVCIGSPVDVVKSRMMGDSAYKSTLDCFIKTLKNDGPLAFYKGFLPNFGRLGSWNVIMFLTLEQAKKFVRSIESSS, encoded by the exons ATGGTGGCCGATTCCAAGGCTAAATCTGACATCTCTTTAGCCGGAACTTTCGCCAGCAGCGCTTTTGCCGCTTGCTTTGCCGAG ATTTGTACTATTCCTTTGGACACTGCTAAAGTTAGGCTTCAGCTGCAAAAGAAACCTGTCGCGGGGGATGGAGTGGCGTTGCCAAAGTACAAGGGTATGTTGGGTACAGTTGCCACCATAGCTAGGGAAGAAGGTATGGTGTCTCTCTGGAAAGGCATTGTTCCAGGATTACATCGTCAATGCTTATTTGGAGGGTTAAGGATTGGATTGTATGAGCCT GTGAAGACACTGTATGTGGGCAAGGACTTTGTTGGAGACGTTCCTTTAAGCAAGAAAATACTTGCAGGACTTACAACTG GTGCTCTCGGGATCATGATCGCAAATCCAACTGATCTTGTGAAAGTCAGACTTCAAGCTGAAGGAAAATTGCCTCCTGGTGTACCGAGGCGATACAGTGGAGCGTTGAATGCTTATTCCACAATTGTGAAACAG GAAGGATTTGCGGCTCTTTGGACTGGAGTTGGACCCAATGTTGCACGAAATGCTATCATAAATGCTGCTGAACTGGCTAGCTATGATCAAGTGAAGCAG acaattttgaaaattccAGGGTTCACAGATAACGTCGTCACTCATCTCCTTTCTGGTCTGGGAGCTGGTTTTGTCGCTGTTTGTATTGGTTCCCCTGTTGATGTG GTTAAGTCGAGGATGATGGGGGATTCTGCTTATAAGAGCACACTGGATTGTTTCATTAAGACTCTGAAGAATGAT GGGCCGTTGGCATTTTATAAGGGTTTCCTACCAAACTTTGGACGACTAGGATCTTGGAATGTGATCATGTTTTTAACCTTAGAGCAG GCCAAAAAATTTGTCAGAAGCATAGAATCATCATCTTAA
- the LOC102607549 gene encoding E3 ubiquitin-protein ligase HAKAI homolog — MLQIRLKKVPSSESGGAVKPLPVETVTVACPDHLVLADLPVAKGIGAATAASLVKTVGRRSRRQLGERVHFCVRCDYPIAIYGRLNPCEHVFCLDCARSDSMCYLCDERIQKIQTIKLMEGIFICAAPHCLKSFLKKTEFEAHIHVSHADLLLQPNAEKEDNESESAKQPTVSESSVRAPPRPVFSPGQNSQLNDRDDKARWQQPREQPPPRAGLLPKQPPVFGQLQNYQSDAQPDGSLPPGFERPGPHNRFQQSFDMQGTPQQESSQQQGILSETQFPEYPPMHPMQPPNFVVPMNSNPLLTPPFPPFPTEGSQQFYSAPFGMPRPDSVTEVGSEQASLLGFPPGPGGVNFPPSYSQLWNPGPGGPPFEVPSGGQGIAEGFGNMSDSQGKAAFYQGYAQNPGGAPMINPPLPTGNKGMEAVQGSSGMDPRDGKGILTPPAMSLPPPPPGPPPQSHMSQHKRGKYYSGDMVRESPGFGWPHENRDGFGSSQE, encoded by the exons ATGCTTCAAATTCGGCTTAAAAAGGTTCCATCATCAGAAAGTGGTGGAGCGGTGAAGCCCTTGCCAGTGGAGACTGTGACAGTTGCGTGTCCTGATCATCTTGTTCTGGCTGATCTTCCTGTGGCGAAGGGTATTGGTGCTGCAACTGCTGCTTCTCTTGTCAAGACTGTTGGTCGCAGGTCCCGTCGCCAACTTGGTGAGCGAGTCCATTTTTGTGTTCGATGTGATTACCCAATTGCTATCTACGGGCGCTTG AATCCCTGTGAACATGTGTTCTGTCTTGACTGTGCCAGGAGTGACTCAATGTGCTATCT TTGTGATGAACGTATTCAGAAGATTCAGACAATCAAATTGATGGAGGGCATCTTCATCTGTGCAGCCCCTCACTGTCTTAAGTCTTTCCTGAAGAAAACTGAATTTGAGGCTCATATTCACGTGAGCCATGCTGACCTTCTACTACAGCCCAATGCAGAGAAAGAAGATAATGAATCAGAAAGTGCCAAACAACCTACGGTTTCAGAATCCTCTGTTCGAGCTCCCCCGAGGCCTGTCTTTTCTCCTGGTCAAAATTCCCAGCTTAATGATCGTGATGACAAAGCTCGTTGGCAGCAACCTAGAGAACAACCTCCACCAAGGGCAGGCCTGCTACCAAAGCAGCCTCCTGTTTTCGGACAACTCCAAAACTACCAATCAGATGCCCAGCCTGACGGCAGCCTTCCTCCAGGCTTTGAGAGGCCTGGTCCTCACAACCGCTTTCAACAGAGCTTTGACATGCAGGGTACCCCTCAACAAGAATCTAGCCAACAGCAAGGGATTTTATCAGAGACCCAATTTCCTGAATACCCTCCTATGCATCCAATGCAACCACCAAATTTTGTTGTGCCCATGAATTCAAACCCCTTGTTGACACCTCCATTTCCTCCTTTTCCAACTGAAGGATCTCAACAGTTTTACAGTGCTCCCTTTGGAATGCCAAGGCCAGATTCAGTGACAGAAGTTGGATCAGAACAAGCATCATTATTGGGTTTCCCACCTGGCCCAGGGGGTGTAAATTTCCCACCCAGTTACTCTCAGCTCTGGAACCCTGGGCCTGGTGGCCCCCCTTTTGAAGTTCCATCAGGGGGTCAAGGAATTGCAGAGGGTTTTGGGAACATGTCAGATTCTCAAGGCAAAGCAGCATTTTATCAAGGCTATGCACAAAATCCAGGAGGTGCACCGATGATAAATCCTCCCCTACCAACAGGCAATAAGGGGATGGAAGCTGTGCAGGGCAGTAGTGGGATGGATCCCCGGGATGGCAAGGGTATATTGACGCCACCAGCCATGTCACTTCCTCCGCCGCCACCAGGACCACCACCACAGTCTCACATGTCACAGCACAAAAGAGGTAAGTACTATTCTGGTGATATGGTCCGTGAGAGTCCGGGATTCGGGTGGCCGCATGAGAATCGTGATGGGTTTGGAAGTAGCCAGGAGTAG
- the LOC102607847 gene encoding reticulon-like protein B12 — MGSSSDRLFKRQRTIHEILGGGLAADVILWRRKNVTVGILLVTLAAWVVFERSGYTLLSLVSSVLLLLIAILFLWAKAAAILNRPAPPLPELHLSEEMVNEVAALIRTRVNDFLSVSQDMALGKNSRLFFRVALYLWLISFVGGLTDFLTLGYTSLVIVLTLPALYERYEDHIDKYAILGYRKLRQLYVKIDEEFVSKVRKWILEKQKLS, encoded by the exons ATGGGTTCATCTTCCGATCGATTGtttaaaagacaaagaacTATTCATGAAATCCTCGGAGGAGGTCTTG CTGCAGATGTGATTCTTTGGAGGCGAAAAAATGTAACTGTGGGAATATTGTTGGTAACATTAGCTGCTTGGGTGGTGTTTGAGAGATCTGGTTACACTTTGTTGTCGCTTGTCTCTAGTGTTCTACTACTCCTCATtgccattttgtttctttgggCCAAAGCTGCTGCAATTCTTAATCG GCCTGCACCACCCCTGCCAGAGTTGCATCTATCAGAAGAAATGGTAAATGAAGTTGCAGCTTTGATTCGCACTCGTGTAAATGATTTCCTCTCAGTTTCTCAGGACATGGCCCTGGGCAAGAACTCGAGATTGTTCTTCAGAGTAGCTCTATACTTGTGGCTGATCTCCTTTGTTGGTGGCTTGACAGATTTTCTTACGTTAGGCTACACCA GCCTTGTTATTGTTCTGACACTTCCAGCCTTATATGAGAGATACGAAGATCATATTGATAAATATGCAATATTGGGCTACCGGAAACTTCGGCAGCTGTATGTGAAAATTGACGAGGAGTTTGTCAGCAAAGTCCGGAAATGGATTTTGGAAAAGCAGAAACTAAGTTAA
- the LOC102608142 gene encoding ataxin-3 homolog, protein MEGASNGGMLYHEVQESKLCAVHCVNTVLQGPFFSEFDLAALASDLDRSERQVMLEGRVPAASSGDFLTEESHNVSLDGDFSIQVLQKALEVWDLQVIPLNCPIAEPAQIDPELENAFICHLHDHWFCIRKVNGEWYNFDSLYAAPEHLSKFYLSAYLDSLKGFGWSIFIVRGNFPKECPISSSDSSNGYGQWLSPEDAERITKSCNTREGPKRIKLTQQHSDPFLSAEEADRLLEMEDEDLKAAIAASLLDSSPAKPTAEASSTTASTLENEKEISKEKTAQED, encoded by the exons atggaaGGGGCGAGCAACGGAGGGATGTTGTACCACGAGGTACAAGAGTCGAAGCTATGCGCGGTGCATTGCGTGAACACGGTGTTACAAGGTCCGTTTTTCTCGGAGTTCGATTTGGCGGCGCTGGCTTCGGATCTCGATCGTAGTGAGCGCCAGGTGATGCTCGAAGGTCGCGTCCCCGCTGCTTCCTCCGGCGATTTCCTCACCGAGGAGTCTCATAACGTCTCTCTCGACGGCGATTTCAGTATCCAG gtTCTGCAAAAGGCTTTAGAGGTGTGGGATCTGCAAGTCATTCCCCTTAACTGCCCAATTGCTGAACCTGCCCAGATTGACCCTGAGCTAGAAAATGCATTTATCTGTCATTTGCACGACCACTGGTTCTGTATCAGGAAAGTGAATGGAGAATGGTATAATTTTGACAGTCTTTATGCAGCCCCAGAGCACCTCTCAAAGTTTTACCTGTCAGCCTATCTGGATTCGCTAAAAGGCTTTGGCTGGAGTATTTTCATTGTGAGGGGAAACTTCCCGAAAGAGTGCCCCATCTCATCCTCTGATTCTTCCAATGGTTATGGGCAGTGGCTTTCTCCTGAAGATGCGGAGAGGATTACCAAATCATGCAACACAAGAGAGGGCCCAAAGAGAATCAAATTGACTCAACAGCATTCTGATCCATTTCTTTCTGCGGAGGAGGCAGATAGGCTTTTGGAGATGGAAGATGAGGACTTGAAGGCTGCAATAGCTGCGAGTCTGTTGGATTCTTCCCCAGCTAAGCCTACTGCGGAAGCCAGCAGCACCACAGCAAGCACcctggaaaatgaaaaagaaattagcaAAGAGAAAACTGCACAAGAAGATTAA
- the LOC127903118 gene encoding uncharacterized protein LOC127903118, whose protein sequence is MSNRRGKLIADESDEESESSGLNVPIPTDFLGPSSSVDPSHGRDTLEYPRPLVVFPSPEIEFVGNRGGPASGFGENHSYGGVRVPEGVGDGEGSSSGPSRPPQRRHLGHRAEADSYPIDYTACATTETDLFKLRNLYDIPSEVLLVVPGKGDVPSRPPRGYMTMHLESFKLGARLPLQRYFAKILGGMHLAPESWGLIGGLEDRPLLQVETALLNASTCQDLLSPTSLVGSGLVDIAAGMDNKILSAMTRKRGRASGSSSNPPPPPKKTSVGPSKAPVHALPPPPPRKSGGERTSDKSPEVSLQSGDRSSPLPSREQGDYLSLYQKDYKRSVGPKMVKDI, encoded by the exons ATGTCAAATCGGAGAGGAAAGTTGATTGCTGATGAGAGTGATGAAGAATCGGAGAGTTCAGGCCTCAACGTGCCAATACCCACCGACTTCTTAGGTCCCTCCAGTAGTGTAGATCCTTCCCATGGGAGGGATACCCTTGAGTATCCACGCCCCTTAGTTGTCTTTCCTTCCCCCGAAATAGAGTTTGTAGGTAATAGAGGCGGACCTGCTTCGGGCTTTGGTGAGAACCACAGCTATGGTGGGGTTAGGGTTCCTGAAGGAGTCGGTGATGGTGAGGGGAGCAGTTCCGGACCGAGCAGACCTCCTCAAAGAAGGCATCTTGGTCATAGGGCAGAGGCGGATTCTTACCCTATTGACTACACAGCTTGTGCTACCACCGAAACCGATCTGTTCAAGCTGAGGAACCTTTACGACATTCCTTCAGAGGTTCTCCTGGTAGTTCCAGGAAAAGGTGACGTCCCCAGTCGGCCTCCGCGGGGGTATATGACGATGCACCTGGAGAGCTTCAAATTAGGAGCTCGGCTGCCCCTTCAACGTTATTTTGCTAAGATATTGGGTGGTATGCACCTGGCCCCAG AATCGTGGGGTCTGATTGGGGGGCTTGAAGATCGGCCTTTGCTTCAGGTGGAAACGGCTCTATTGAACGCGTCTACCTGCCAAGATCTCCTGTCACCAACAAGTCTGGTCGGCTCGGGCTTAGTGGATATAGCTGCCGGGATGGATAACAAGATTCTCAGTGCTATGACCAGAAAGCGTGGTCGAGCTTCAGGCAGCTCCAGCAACCCACCTCCTCCTCCGAAGAAAACCAGCGTAGGCCCATCCAAGGCTCCTGTTCATGCTCTGCCCCCTCCCCCGCCCCGTAAGAGTGGTGGGGAAAGAACTTCTGACAAGAGTCCCGAGGTCAGCCTCCAGTCTGGGGACCGATCCTCCCCTCTGCCATCTCGGGAACAAGGCGACTACCTGAGCTTGTATCAGAAGGATTACAAAAGATCGGTGGGGCCCAAGATGGTGAAGGACATTTAG
- the LOC102608537 gene encoding OVARIAN TUMOR DOMAIN-containing deubiquitinating enzyme 3 isoform X1 encodes MADNPTEGILEQLRLGVAKFELVSSPVASISNPNSQTFPTAFHRDSNNLFFARIGPPLGGGSPAMKKVERYSVQRVTGDGRCLFRALVKGMALNKGITLNSRDEREDAAFPLFFTNADDLRMAVKEVICDSGSERRQYEEALIAITIDESLKRYCQRIGRSDFWGGESELLVLSKLCSQPIVVYIPEHEHRGGGGGSGFIPIAEYGAEFRRGSRNGKPRKVVRLLYSGRNHYDLLF; translated from the exons ATGGCGGACAATCCAACTG AGGGGATTCTTGAGCAATTGAGACTTGGAGTTGCAAAATTCGAACTTGTCTCTTCGCCTGTTGCTTCAATTTCAAATCCAAATTCCCAAACATTTCCCACGGCGTTCCACAGAGACagcaataatttattcttcGCAAGAATTGGACCTCCACT AGGTGGTGGCTCGCCAGCGATGAAAAAGGTTGAGCGTTATTCAGTTCAGAGAGTTACTGGGGATGGACGCTGTCTATTTAGAGCACTG GTCAAAGGGATGGCTTTAAACAAGGGTATCACTCTTAACTCACGGGATGAGAGAGAGGATGCGG CTTTTCCATTGTTTTTTACAAATGCAGATGATTTGCGAATGGCTGTAAAGGAGGTTATATGTGACAGTGGTAGTGAACGCCGGCAGTATGAAGAAGCATTAATCGCAATTACTATTGATGAGTCCTTAAAACG TTACTGCCAGCGCATTGGAAGATCTGACTTTTGGGGAGGAGAGTCAGAACTACTG GTGTTGTCGAAATTGTGCAGTCAGCCAATCGTTGTTTACATACCGGAGCATGAG CATAGAGGTGGTGGAGGGGGCTCTGGTTTTATTCCCATTGCAGAGTATGGAGCCGAGTTTCGAAGAGGCTCAAGAAATGGAAAGCCAAGGAAAGTAGTGAGGCTTCTGTACAGTGGTAGAAACCATTATGACCTGCTTTTCTGA
- the LOC102608537 gene encoding OVARIAN TUMOR DOMAIN-containing deubiquitinating enzyme 3 isoform X2: protein MADNPTEGILEQLRLGVAKFELVSSPVASISNPNSQTFPTAFHRDSNNLFFARIGPPLGGGSPAMKKVERYSVQRVTGDGRCLFRALVKGMALNKGITLNSRDEREDADDLRMAVKEVICDSGSERRQYEEALIAITIDESLKRYCQRIGRSDFWGGESELLVLSKLCSQPIVVYIPEHEHRGGGGGSGFIPIAEYGAEFRRGSRNGKPRKVVRLLYSGRNHYDLLF from the exons ATGGCGGACAATCCAACTG AGGGGATTCTTGAGCAATTGAGACTTGGAGTTGCAAAATTCGAACTTGTCTCTTCGCCTGTTGCTTCAATTTCAAATCCAAATTCCCAAACATTTCCCACGGCGTTCCACAGAGACagcaataatttattcttcGCAAGAATTGGACCTCCACT AGGTGGTGGCTCGCCAGCGATGAAAAAGGTTGAGCGTTATTCAGTTCAGAGAGTTACTGGGGATGGACGCTGTCTATTTAGAGCACTG GTCAAAGGGATGGCTTTAAACAAGGGTATCACTCTTAACTCACGGGATGAGAGAGAGGATGCGG ATGATTTGCGAATGGCTGTAAAGGAGGTTATATGTGACAGTGGTAGTGAACGCCGGCAGTATGAAGAAGCATTAATCGCAATTACTATTGATGAGTCCTTAAAACG TTACTGCCAGCGCATTGGAAGATCTGACTTTTGGGGAGGAGAGTCAGAACTACTG GTGTTGTCGAAATTGTGCAGTCAGCCAATCGTTGTTTACATACCGGAGCATGAG CATAGAGGTGGTGGAGGGGGCTCTGGTTTTATTCCCATTGCAGAGTATGGAGCCGAGTTTCGAAGAGGCTCAAGAAATGGAAAGCCAAGGAAAGTAGTGAGGCTTCTGTACAGTGGTAGAAACCATTATGACCTGCTTTTCTGA
- the LOC102608822 gene encoding acetyl-coenzyme A carboxylase carboxyl transferase subunit alpha, chloroplastic has product MATISHSSLAFTGASASDLFRSSKSDVNGMPLKALGRARFGSKSRGFAVSAKLRKVKKHDYPWPKDPKDVDPNVKGGVLTHLSHFKPLKEKPKPVTLDFEKPLVGLSKKIMDVRKMASDTGLDFSDQIVSLENKYQQALKDLYTHLTPIQRVNIARHPNRPTFLDHVFNITEKFVELHGDRAGYDDPAIVTGIGSMDGRTYMFMGHQKGRNTKENIQRNFGMPTPHGYRKALRMMYYADHHGFPIVTFIDTPGAYADLKSEELGQGEAIAHNLRTMFGLKVPIISIVIGEGGSGGALAIGCANKLLMLENAVFYVASPEACAAILWKSAKASPKAAEKLKITGSELCKLQIADGVIPEPLGGAHADPSWTSQQIKIAINESMDELGKMDTQELLKHRNLKFRKIGGFQEGIPIDPKKKVNMKKKEGPIASKTSKEKLEDEVEKLKQQILKAKESSTKPPDAALNVMIQKLKKEVDHEFSEAAKAMGMQEKFATLRAEFSKVNSRDQLMDPILMDKITKLKNEFNQGLASAPNYASLKYKLDMLKEFSNAKSLSDSKNKAAKLKQEINKKFEEVMCRPDIKEKMEAIKAKLQDSGASSFNDLDDDLKEKLVEMKKEIESELIDGLESLGLDVEVVKSKAKELSEQTSFSNFRSKMENLNEEINKKIEDVINSSDLKDMIELLNLEIAKAGKKPDVKSKCKIQALEQQIKQRLSEAVNSSELKEKHEELMAEISEATKSPGGLDGGVNNEHSKDDSSKYDESRVEINVGANRSFA; this is encoded by the exons ATGGCTACGATTTCACATTCTTCGCTTGCATTTACCGGAGCTTCAGCTTCGGATCTTTTTCGGAGCTCCAAAAGCGATGTGAATGGTATGCCTCTGAAAGCCCTAGGGAGGGCCAGATTTGGGAGTAAGAGCAGGGGATTCGCTGTGAGTGCAAAGCTTAGGAAAGTGAAGAAGCACGACTATCCTTGGCCCAAGGACCCCAAGGATGTTGATCCTAATGTGAAAGGCGGAGTACTTACTCATCTTTCACATTTCAAGCCGTTGAAGGAGAAGCCGAAGCCTGTAACTTTGGATTTTGAGAAGCCGCTTGTTGGTCTCTCAAAGAAGATCATGGAT GTGCGGAAGATGGCAAGTGATACTGGTTTGGACTTCAGTGATCAGATTGTATCATTGGAAAATAAGTATCAACAG GCTCTAAAGGATTTATACACGCATCTGACCCCTATACAACGTGTGAATATTGCAAGGCATCCCAACAGACCCACTTTCCTCGATCATGTGTTTAACATTACCGAGAAG TTCGTGGAGCTTCATGGAGATCGAGCAGGGTATGATGATCCTGCTATAGTAACTGGTATAGGAAGCATGGATGGTAGAACGTACATGTTTATGGGTCACCAAAAGGGTAGAAACACGAAAGAGAACATTCAGCGTAACTTTGGGATGCCTACTCCTCATGG TTACCGGAAGGCTCTACGCATGATGTATTATGCAGATCACCATGGGTTTCCTATTGTTACCTTCATTGACACACCTGGGGCATATGCAGACCTAAAATCCGAAGAACTGGGCCAA GGTGAAGCAATTGCTCACAATTTGAGGACCATGTTTGGTCTGAAGGTGCCAATCATTTCCATTGTTATTGGGGAAGGTGGCTCTGGTGGTGCTCTGGCCATTGGCTGTgctaataaattattgatgcTTGAAAATGCAGTTTTCTATGTTGCCAg TCCAGAAGCATGCGCGGCTATATTATGGAAGTCTGCCAAAGCTTCTCCAAAG GCAGCTGAGAAGCTGAAGATTACTGGATCAGAGTTGTGCAAGCTACAAATTGCAGATGGCGTGATCCCT GAGCCACTGGGGGGTGCACATGCTGACCCATCTTGGACTTCACAACAGATAAAAATTGCTATAAATGAATCAATGGAT GAGCTTGGGAAGATGGACACACAAGAGCTACTAAAGCATCGAAATCTCAAGTTTCGGAAAATTGGTGGGTTCCAAGAAGGGATCCCAATTGATCCCAAGAAAAAAGTtaacatgaaaaagaaagagggaCCTATTGCTAGCAAGACTTCAAAAGAGAAGCTGGAGGATGaagttgaaaaattgaaacagcAAATCTTGAAAGCAAAGGAGTCATCTACCAAACCGCCAGATGCGGCTCTGAATGTGATGATACAGAAACTGAAAAAAGAGGTAGATCATGAGTTCTCTGAGGCGGCTAAAGCCATGGGCATGCAGGAAAAGTTTGCGACATTGCGGGCtgaattttcaaaagtaaatTCTCGGGACCAGCTCATGGATCCAATTCTAATGGATAAGATTACCAAGCTTAAAAATGAGTTCAACCAAGGGCTGGCATCGGCCCCTAATTATGCAAGCTTGAAGTATAAGCTTGACATGTTGAAGGAGTTCTCTAATGCCAAGAGTCTATCGGACAGCAAAAATAAGGCTGCTAAATTAAAGCaggaaatcaataaaaaatttgaagaagttATGTGTCGGCCTGATATAAAGGAAAAGATGGAAGCAATAAAGGCCAAGCTTCAAGACTCTGGAGCATCCAGCTTCAACGATCTGGATGATGACCTGAAGGAGAAACTTGTGGAGATGAAGAAAGAGATAGAGTCAGAGCTAATTGATGGTCTTGAGTCCCTTGGTTTGGATGTTGAGGTTGTAAAATCTAAAGCTAAAGAGCTTAGTGAGCAGACttcattttcaaactttaGGAGTAAGATGGAAAACTTGaatgaagaaattaacaagaaaattgaagATGTTATCAATTCATCAGATCTGAAAGATATGATTGAATTGCTGAATTTGGAGATAGCAAAGGCAGGAAAGAAACCCGATGTGAAGTCAAAATGTAAGATTCAGGCTCTAGAGCAACAAATTAAGCAAAGGCTTTCAGAGGCTGTAAATTCCTCTGAATTAAAGGAGAAGCATGAGGAGCTGATGGCAGAGATTTCTGAAGCCACCAAATCTCCAGGAGGATTAGATGGAGGTGTGAACAATGAACATTCAAAGGATGACAGTTCCAAGTATGATGAGTCAAGAGTAGAGATTAATGTGGGTGCAAACCGTAGCTTTGCTTAG
- the LOC102609492 gene encoding steroid 5-alpha-reductase DET2, with the protein MASSSSSSSDQAFFNNCLLTLYLIAPPTFISLRFLQAPYGKHHRSGWGPTMSPPLAWFLMESPTLWLTLLIFPFGHNFRNPKSLILISPFLFHYFHRSCIYPLRLHRNKTQLTDFPVTVALMAFGFNLLNSFLQARWVSHYKDYDGESDGRLFWWRFLIGLVIFFCGMWVNIWSDKVLVGLKKQGGGYKVPRGGWFELVSCPNYFGEILEWFGWAVMTWSWVGLGFFLYTCANLVPRALAHHKWYLEKFGEDYPKHRKAVIPFLY; encoded by the coding sequence AtggcatcatcatcatcatcatcatcagatcAAGCTTTCTTCAACAACTGCCTCCTCACACTCTACCTCATAGCCCCGCCAACATTCATATCCCTAAGATTCCTCCAAGCCCCCTACGGCAAGCACCACCGGTCGGGGTGGGGCCCCACCATGTCACCACCGTTGGCTTGGTTTCTGATGGAAAGCCCCACCCTTTGGCTCACTCTCTTAATCTTCCCATTTGGTCATAACTTTAGAAACCCAAAATCTCTCATTTTGATCTCCCCTTTTCTCTTCCATTACTTTCACCGATCTTGCATCTACCCACTTCGCCTTCATCGGAACAAAACCCAATTAACCGATTTCCCGGTGACCGTAGCCTTAATGGCATTTGGGTTTAATCTCTTGAATTCTTTCTTGCAAGCTAGATGGGTTTCTCACTACAAGGATTATGATGGTGAATCCGATGGGCGGTTGTTTTGGTGGCGGtttttgattggtttggtGATTTTCTTCTGCGGAATGTGGGTGAATATATGGTCTGATAAAGTTCTGGTGGGGCTAAAGAAACAAGGTGGGGGTTATAAAGTACCCAGGGGTGGCTGGTTCGAGCTTGTAAGTTGCCCAAATTATTTTGGTGAGATTTTAGAGTGGTTTGGTTGGGCTGTGATGACATGGTCTTGGGTAGGTTTAGGGTTTTTTCTTTACACGTGTGCCAATTTGGTACCCAGGGCACTTGCGCATCATAAGTGGTATCTGGAGAAGTTTGGTGAGGATTATCCTAAGCATAGAAAAGCTGTTATCCCATTTTTGTATTAA